Proteins from one Cicer arietinum cultivar CDC Frontier isolate Library 1 chromosome 3, Cicar.CDCFrontier_v2.0, whole genome shotgun sequence genomic window:
- the LOC101494949 gene encoding peptidyl serine alpha-galactosyltransferase-like isoform X2: protein MIIRGPMRPWELGAEKGRPVAAYYGYLRGCDNLLAQLHTKHPELCDKVGGLLAMHIDDLRALAPMWLLKTEEVRSDRAHWGANITGDIYEKGWISEMYGYSFGAAEVGLRHKINDNLMIYPGYAPREGAEPILLHYGLPFSVANWSFSKADHDEDDIVYNCGRLFPQPPYPREVNLLVTDPNLRRGLFLSIECINILNEGLLLHHAANGCPKPPWSKYLNFLKSGTFAKLTQPKYLTPATLEMMEDKIQEHVDGDSAMPYPKIHTVFSTECSSYFDWQTVGLMHSFNVSGQPGNVTRLLSCSDENLKLYKGHNLAPTHYVPSMSQHPLTGDWYPAINKPAAVLHWLNHANIDAEFIVILDADMIMRGPITPWEFKAARGRPVSTPYDYLIGCDNELAKLHTSHPEACDKVGGVIIMHIDDLHKFALLWLHKTEEVRADRAHYSRNITGDIYESGWISEMYGYSFGAAELKLRHTINREIMIYPGYVFEPSIKYRVFHYGLRFSIGNWSFDKAEWREVDIVNKCWVKFPEPPDPSTLNHDDDKSLQQNLLSIECIKTLNEALHLHHERRGCHTSKGDTTKESITSKKFDLKGNHMLANDSEEFANAHNDRMGIPSSFRFWVLFLCVFSGLGFLVVIFWVHSGHKRRGMKMKHHRVRRRSLYPGYMGTWLA from the exons ATGATAATCCGCGGCCCAATGAGACCTTGGGAACTTGGCGCAGAGAAAGGAAGACCCGTTGCAGCATATTATGG GTATTTAAGAGGCTGTGACAATCTTTTGGCTCAACTCCACACGAAACACCCTGAACTCTGCGACAAAGTTGGTGGACTTTTAGCCATGCATATAGATGACCTACGAGCTTTGGCACCCATGTGGCTTTTGAAAACAGAAGAAGTTCGGTCAGATAGGGCTCACTGGGGAGCAAACATAACTGGTGACATATATGAGAAAGGATGGATCAGTGAGATGTATGGGTACTCTTTTGGTGCTGCAGAA GTTGGGCTCCGACACAAGATCAATGATAACTTAATGATATACCCTGGTTACGCTCCCCGAGAAGGTGCTGAGCCAATTCTTCTTCACTATGGCTTGCCATTTAGTGTAGCGAATTGGTCATTTAGTAAGGCTGATCATGATGAGGATGACATCGTTTATAACTGTGGCCGGCTCTTTCCTCAACCGCCTTACCCCAGGGAG GTGAATCTGTTAGTAACTGACCCCAATCTACGACGAGGACTATTTTTGAGCATAGAGTGCATTAACATTTTAAACGAAGGTCTTCTGTTACATCATGCGGCAAATGGCTGCCCCAAACCACCATGGTCTAAATACTTGAACTTTTTAAAAAGCGGAACCTTTGCAAAGCTAACTCAACCAAAATACTTGACTCCTGCTACTTTGGAAATGATGGAGGATAAAATTCAAGAACATGTCGATGGTGATTCTGCCATGCCATATCCTAAAATTCATACCGTTTTTTCCACCGAATGCAGCTCATACTTTGATTGGCAGACTGTGGGACTTATGCATAGTTTCAATGTAAGTGGACAGCCAGGAAATGTCACTAGACTTCTCAGCTGCTCCGATGAGAACTTAAAGCTATACAAAGGCCATAACTTGGCTCCCACCCATTACGTTCCTTCTATGAGCCAACATCCATTAACCGGCGATTG GTACCCGGCAATTAATAAACCAGCTGCAGTCCTCCACTGGCTTAATCATGCAAATATTGATGCCGAATTCATAGTGATTCTTGATGCTGATATGATAATGAGAGGCCCAATTACGCCATGGGAATTCAAAGCTGCAAGGGGCAGACCTGTTTCAACTCCCTATGA TTACCTTATTGGCTGTGACAATGAGCTTGCGAAATTGCATACTAGTCATCCTGAGGCTTGTGACAAGGTTGGTGGCGTAATTATTATGCATATAGATGATCTGCACAAATTCGCTTTACTCTGGCTGCATAAAACTGAGGAGGTTCGAGCTGATCGAGCTCATTATTCCAGAAATATAACAGGAGACATTTACGAATCTGGCTGGATTAGTGAGATGTATGGTTACTCGTTTGGCGCCGCTGAg TTGAAATTAAGGCATACTATAAACAGAGAGATAATGATATACCCTGGATATGTTTTTGAACCTAGCATCAAATATAGAGTTTTCCACTACGGATTGCGATTCAGTATTGGGAACTGGAGTTTTGACAAAGCCGAATGGCGAGAGGTCGACATAGTCAACAAATGCTGGGTCAAGTTTCCAGAACCACCAGACCCATCAACTCTTAACCATGACGATGACAAGAGTTTACAGCAAAACCTTCTCAGTATAGAATGTATCAAGACACTGAATGAAGCACTGCATCTTCATCATGAGAGAAGAGGGTGCCATACATCAAAAGGAGACACTACAAAAGAAAGTATAACCTCAaagaaatttgatttaaaagGCAACCATATGTTAGCAAATGATTCAGAGGAATTTGCAAATGCTCATAATGATAGAATGGGAATACCTAGTTCTTTCAGGTTTTGGgtattatttttatgtgtgttttctGGATTAGGTTTTTTGGTAGTTATTTTTTGGGTTCATTCAGGTCATAAAAGAAGAGGAATGAAAATGAAACACCATAGAGTCAGGAGAAGAAGCTTGTATCCAGGTTACATGGGGACATGGCTTGCATAG